The genomic interval acttgTCATTCACATACGCAttcgaaccgcaccagagttcccGTCAGCTGAACCGGGACATATATTTTTAGATAGAccagagtttctttttttggtccTTAACAGATTctgattgcacattcacaccaaACAGGTCTGGCATGAATGCACCCTAAGTCTAATTTGTGAAAGTTTCATTCATAAGTTTCAtttaagggtgcattcacaccagccctgtttggtccactttaattgaactttagttcatttgcctagaaagtctggttcacttggggaggtgtgaatgtgcaatcaaactctgatccGCTTAAAAACTTTAGTCTCTGTTTGGTCAAAGTGAACGCAAGTGCAGTTCTAACATGAATGCCAAGTGAACCAGAGatcactccaaaagcaggaagcagactatagAGCAcggtattctgggtaaataaaaacaaaacaaacgcaAGAGTCTATCGTTAACAGGAGAAATGGCTtctggtcttttgccaaagacaaaagacaaatccTACAACCTCTACAATCTGACACTACTACGTTTTTGTTTACACTTCGTGAAGAAGGATTTTGCGCTTATGTCttattcagaggtttttgtgttgtttccttcagtggttctcgGTGTAGCACCACCACAGGTGAGAAGatgaacagatttttcaaaagatttgaaTAGTTTTGACCCATTGCagtgtgaaaatgtaacaaatgttgcaattttggtgtCCAATCAAACCAATCTATCGGACTATCAGTTGTGAAAACACTCTTGCACACATAAAACTCTTTTACAAACAGGTAGCACTACTAAAGAAAGAACGGAGTCTTGTATTTCAGACACTTTTTCCATCATAAACTGAAAAAGGTTTATGATGAATGAAAGGGAAGCATGTCTTTAAAATGTGGCTGCAGTTTTGTATAGTGAACACAGTGGTAGCTGTGGTCTCCTCACATGCTTAGCACTCCCACAGAGTCcgcagggggggaaaaaacacgATGAGATCAAAGCGGAACGATGACAATTTAACAAGCAACCAAGTACAAATGGCGATATAAAACGTCTACGACGCGCCGAAGCGAGGCCGTTTCTGCGGGTCGCAGAAAGCCAGAGCTCACGTGTGTCCTGAACTGACCTTCATGCCAAAAGTGATGACGGTGATCAGGATCTTGAAGATGAGGGCCAGGGCCAGCTGCCACAGGGCCGTGTAGAGGCCTGCCCCTGCTGGCCGGTCAGCCAGGCTGTTATCTACGCCCGTTTCTGACGTGTTGACCGGctggaagtgaaaaaaattttttaaaaagagaaaaatgatacattATCTATAGCTTAACTTGTCTTACAGAGACAAAGAGCCACCTGCTGACCTGTTTGTAGCCACACAGCTGAGAGGAGTCCAACAGGGAGCAGTCATTGAAAAGCTCGGATATGAGCTCAGCTCCACTCATTCTGGTGTAACTGTTTGGGAAGGCGAGCAGGGCGGTCACCGCGGTGACCAGCAGCACCTCGATGACCGGGTAGTGCCCGAGCCGAGTGGTTTTCCCTGCAGGACGCGCAAAGACGAGCCGATTagtacacacaaacaaaacacaaagaggggaaaaaaaaggatcaaaCAGGCAGTACTCACGCGTCCTGCACCACGCGATGTTGGCCTTGATGAACAGCGTCCCCCAGAGGCCGCCGAATATCCCCAGCAGGATGAAAGGTGCCAGCTCCACCAGGTGCCACGGGGCGTGGAACTCCACATAAAACAGCACCAGGCGGCTGTTTCCAAACGGGTTGATGGAGCGCAGGGTGAAGGCCGCCACCAGGGCGGCGAAGAACGAACGCCACAGGGTTTTCAGGGGGAAGTAATAACTCACCTAGGGGGGAATCAAGAGAAGCAGGAAGTAAGCAAAAGGTTGGGATTTTTGCCCATATATGCGCAAaggattattaaaaatattgattcagTGGCAGAAGCTATAAAAGTAATACTGTGCTTTGGAAATACATTCttactccttcatgtttatcacattttgctgcattgCAATgtacaaaccaacacaaagcattGCTAAATGTCCAGTTTTACTTCTCAATGACACATAGTACTATGCATGCGgttgaaaaataattgtttttctctcttctttacAAGAAtctcttcttccacatgttttatataatttatttcccttttacTTCTTGATTACAAActcttttatgttgttttgtcacataaaaagtGAAGTTAGTGATTGCAAAATGAGACAATGTTAGAgggtatgatttttttttgcaagccACAGTacacttattttcattttaaatgcctACTAGTacacagaaaacatctttagaaaataaacaagactAACAAACGAATTCAATTTTGAAGCGGATCTGACATAATGTACTCCCCTCCCTACATCGTCATTTGTTTCCGTCATTGAACATTTCGTTATTCAATAACCAAGAGCTGCCAAGGACACACTGACTCTCCGAACTATTGCAGCAAACGTTTATTCCCGGTTTATCATGTCTTAATTAGCTGCCAGCGTGCGTTTGCTCCAGTACAAAGTCACATGGCTGTGAGAGaacaaacaaagaggaaaagcaAGACGCGACTAATTCAAATCGTCTGTGTCATGTGGTGCAGATGGCTTTACTGGCTCTGTGGCAGGACAGGGAGACGGGTATGCACACTTCAGCTCATGGTTTTATTTCTCAACTTCCTACCCACCTCCTCCAGACTGAACAGGACTCCTCCTATGGGGGCACCGAAAGCCACCGACACTCCGACTGCGGCTGCCGCCGATAGAACCTGCAGaaagaggggggggggggggggaaacgaAGAGCGTTTCAGAACAACGGAGACGggatccatcagaaccagaagcacAGGGAAAACATCTGCTGACCAGGAACAGATGATGTTTACGATTTGCCAGTCGGAAAGACTGAATCAGTCGAAACGCCACAAACGAGAAGTAACGACAACACTCTTcggtgtggaagttgttactaAGGCAAGATGTGTGAAACTGGGGTATTTCCAGTATCAatcaagtaaataaacaaacatatatctataaaatgcagatttttcttcacaaataaGAATAATGAAGAAATACATTTCACATCTTAtcttatccatccatccatccattatctgaacacccttcttccctaatggggtcgggagggttgctggtgcctatctccagctgcgtcccgggtgagaggcggggtcaccctggacaggtcgccagtccgtcgcagggcaacacaaagacatacaggacacaaccatacacacacacactcacacctagggagaatttagagaaaccagttaacatgacagtcatgtttttggactgtgggaggaagccggagaacccagagagaacccaccatgcacagggaaaacatgcaaactccatgcagaaagaccccgggccgggaatcgaacccaggaccttcttgctgcaaggcaacagctctaccaactgcaccactgtgcagccacatCTTATCTTATGGTgcacaaaaataagaattagtTTATCTATCTGATGAAGTGAAGAAGATATGCTCGAATTATCTTTAGCTGTTTTTTATCTGGCCAATTATTTGTGTTCCATAAGCTAAAATGTTGATGCAATTGCAGATTGATTGTTTTAGagaaaattatgaatttatttttactctcaaAATGTTAGTTGTCACgttttaattgtaaatataGTTACCTGTTAGCAAGAACTACCAAGAATAAAGTTTCAGTTTGCTTAAACTTCAATGTACCCCAAACAATCACTTGGTGAtgtccaacaacaaaaaagaaaacaaacctttattcTACCAGTAAACATAACAACATATCACATCCTCTGAGCCCACCTCTCGCCGTTTGGCCTCGTTTTTGCGGTATTTGGTGAACAGATGGCAGAGTATGTTGGCACAGCAGCACGCCACATGGACCAGAGGTCCCTCCTTCCCCAAGCTGAGGCCGGAGGAGACGGCTAAAACCAGAGTGATGGTCTTTATGATCAAGGTCCACTTCCCCAGGTAGCCACGAATGATAAACCCACTGAGgattgttttaatctgaaaacgacagaaagagagagaaagagggttGTGAGCGGATTGGTTTTCCATTCCAAAGATAATGACCTGTTTAGACTTTGGTGAGGAATCGCTTCAGATGTGTATCTGCTCTCTCTCTCGCAGAGTtataaatcctaaaaaaaatttaaaaaatattttaaaaaagagggGGAGGGGAATAagttccctttttttgtttggagaatattttctttcaaataagaTGTTAATCTCCTGACCGCGGGCCTCCTGACCAGAGTCTGACCTGCGAGAGATTACAGTCAGAGGAGAAAATGATCTGAGTACGTGAAACTAGCCGCAGCGAGAGGCCGACAGCttggtttgggttttttattcCGAGATGGATCAATCAGTGAGACTTTTGGGACAACACAgaagagttgttgttttttttttataaaaagccTTTGTCTGCTCCctttcttagaaataaaaagtggaaaCACAAGATTAAGTGCTGGAAAGACGAGGGAGGATTgaataaaacagagaataatATAATGCTTTTAATTCTTGTAATGGGTTTTAAataaccagtgatggcatagttactttgaaaaagttactttaatcggattactgattactccttgaaaaagtaacttagttagattaccgattacttgatttggaaagtaactttcTCAGTTaccttcagcagctgctaacaccAACACTCCGccacctgtgaaaattacattgccaatacttaattgcaagtcattttataattattacatCGACAATGTATCTCCACTTATAtggttgaactgaaggggagattgttaaatggttacaacagtacaaaaaaaaccttagTAATTTGTgcgtgtttttgtatttatagttttctgtgtggaaaactataaataggaTTTTAGATCGCAGTGGACGTGATGAGGCCCCCCCATCACTCCCCGCCCCAGtgtccaggttctgcgttacggccctgcatttggtgtcagagctcagcgctcctcctgcagctccacaactcagatgtctcactgcacagatttgtgacatttatccttaatattaataattataatggcctttagttgcacaactttacgGACACgctcattcgtggctgttttcacgtttcttgcgctgttcatattagtctcgatgtttgcagttttctggagcgcatcacgaagctcgacgtcattcacaGCTTGTATATTAACTTgatattaacaaagacacagcgggacgaaTCATGAGTCTGGCTAAAACTAACTGGATGACAGACAAATTATGTCTGTACTTCTGAGCCCAAAAAGAGCAACCTGCGACTCATTAAATCTACAAGCGACttcagaagaaaacaagcacaaggctgcttataataatcggacttggcgagcaaaactaaaaataatttctgtttttccagcaacaaaatgcgcaactccctccattgtttatgtttccGTCGCTGCTGATAAATGTCGCATAAAAATGGCGATCACTCCCCaagaggaaattaaattaaattaaattacaaaagaaaacagtaacgcaaagtgattttgataagtaactgtagtctgagtACtggattactcgttactgaaaaaagtggtccgatgTCAGTAATgtgttactgacatcactgtacATAACAagacataaaagaaacaatgtgATCTTTATCAggttctaaaattattttattatttttttaaccatcagTACCTCTGTAGGAGTTCACTGGTTTGATACTTAAAATTGCTTAATAGCAGAATCCCAACAGAGAAAGTCAAAACCAATGACTTTAGAGACCCAAATTGTCATTTCGGTTTGTGGCCCTTATCTGGGACAATACAAAGGATTATCAGTCATCatccgattaatcaattaatcatcagaataatctcTGGAAGAaccgattactaaaataatgacctgaaaacacagcagcattTTTAGCAAAATCTTTACACCTACTACTAGgcatggtggtggaggggtAATGATGTGGGCTTGAAAGACTCCAGACATTGCAATAGCTCAGCAAAGGTCCAAATCTCAATCAGTAGTTGCCGAAACAAACATCTAGACAGCAATGTTGCACAGACAAGTGGGTCAAGCGCCGCTAACAAAGAGGGCAGACACTCAAAGGTCATACAGAATAAACTCCTGGGAGTTACCAGAGTGCACTTGATTCTggatttaaacacatttagaaCCTGATAAAGACTAGATGAAAATCATATTCTGCTATTTACtatatagaaataattttggatcTCCCATCTGatctaaaacaggaaaggtttagtctgatttaatgtcagacaccGAGAGAAAAAgggtttgttctttttttttttgcagtggaCGTAAATATGTGGCTGTAACTGTAAGAGAAATTCAGTCAGATATCAAACAGATTGGTGTAACAACATGAGCTCCACTGTTACCTCTGGTATTCCTGATCCACAGGCATATGGAGCAAAGGCCCTGACCAGCGTCACAGCCAGGAATGAGAAGAGCAGAGCCCAAAATATGTACATCAGGTAGTTCACTATGTAGGCAAATGGGccctgaaaaacacaacaagcacATTTATTAACCTTAATACTGaagtaaatgaaaatataaatccagtcagagaaaaaaaaatgttgtctttaaCGATGACATGTTGCAGCCAGTAGATGGAACCCAAGCGTCACTATCATTTATGTTGCTGTCCAAGTCGCTGAGATTCTTATTAGgacataaaaacatgcagcttcCAAAGACTGGTTGAgcaaatacagtaaaaaaataaaataaaataaaaggttctCAAGCTCTTTATGTTGTATTTGTAACACAATTAGAATCATGATGTTCACATTTATGTCCGTTTAGAGCAGAACTCAAAGATgttcctaaaaaaataataaaacacattcagctGTTTGATAACAGTTGTAAATACCGCCATGTTTTACGAACAAATGAGGGAAGTACTTCAGTTTTTGTCGCTTATTGAACTTTAGGAaattacagcagctgcagagcgcgccagcaaagggaaaataacGGTGATTAACGGGTGTGAAAAACAACTTAAGCCCATTTATGTTCTACTTTTTCTCGCTCTTTTCTCAACAGTCCCGTTGCCATGACAAccgactgacaacagctccacgCACCCACAGAGCAGAGGTCATGTTCAAGTGCATCATGAATCGACatcaaaaatgcataaaaacattttccacacaaaaaaagtacgtaaaaacaccaaaacaaagctttcagtccgttacagtttcatgttttcgGGGTTGATGTTTTTTTGCAATGGTTAAGAAGTCATCGTCTCAACACAGCGGTCGCTGATTGGCTCATTTAAACACCTGGTCTACTGATAATCTGTCAGAAAATGGGTGTGTGGgtcaccttttttaaaaaaaactgaaccaaaacattgaattccacagcacatctacatgttaagttgtaaaagtcaagctagcataactacCCACttcctcactttttttttttaaatggacacTGATCTGTGAAATATGATACTCTGGTACCGCGTTATCTTGTTGTCTTAGTGCTGACAATAGCAAAACCTTGCGCCCCTTTTGTTAGATTCTTTGCGTGATCGTATCATTTTCCGACCACATTGCTGACTCGATGTACAGCAATGGCACACGTGTGGCGCACAATAAGTCACGTGATGTCCAATCCAATAATATTTATCAATACGTGTGACCCTATGGAACGGCGTCCTACCTGAGCCGTTCCTGCTATGAGTTCAGCCCAGCTCTTCCACTGCGGACAGCGGTCCCTCTCCTGGAAAGTCGTCTCGTTAGACGTCCAGCAGCAGTGCTCGTGGTTGAACCAGAAGCCAATGAGACAAACCCCTTCCTTCAGGTCTGTCATCCAGTGAGCTGCGATGTCGATACCACCAGCGAGAGCACCTGTGGGACAGAACGCAGAGCCCAGGATGGAGGCAATTTGTGGCTGAGCGCACAATATTTTTCCAGGTTGCCATTTTGTTGTGTTCTGAGCCAATTTACCGTAAGTATACGAGTATCCTTTAATGTTTTCCAAGCCAACATGGAGTGCATTGACAAAGTAATTATACCCCCAATGAGGACAGTTAGCTAGAAGATGTGTTGAGATGTAGCTCTCCCTCACACACAATGATTTGCATGTAGGGAAAACAGTGATCAAACTGTCTCAACGGATCTTCCTCCTGGCGAGGCGGCATGATAGTCCTGGGTTTGACTCCTGGTTATTCTGACCACAGGTTCTCCCAGCCTGAGCTGAGGATCTaatggctgcttctctgaaaaATACCCTCCTTGCCTGATCTGTCGGTATAGATGGTCGGTCCATGCGGGTTAGGATAAATTCAGACATTAAGAAAAAGAAGCTTGAGCTTCAAGTTTCTCCCCTGCTTTATCCATGAAAATGATGTACAACTTTGTGTAGTTCTTTTGTATAATAGTAGAAAAACACACTTAACTTTGCTGCTGTTATGTTACAAAAAGTGTAAACTCTTCAACAAAGTGCTTGGCCTGCTTTCCCTGAGACCAAAGCCAAGTTTCCTGCTGGGCTTCCGGTCAATCTGCAGAATAATCactttctcaaaataaaaataaaaaagtcacattGCCTGCTTTCAGTGCTATCCCAGTTCTATTTTGTGACTCTACACCTGCAGTATTTCAACTTATGGGAAATCAAAACTCAACTGCTGCAGGCGGCCCCAAACCGAAGAACCACTCTGGATTTAACAGAGCTCTGTCTGGAGGATTGACACTGAAACCATGACTCATTTTAACTCTGCCTGCTTTCAGGAATGTTGAATCATTGCTGTAATGACTGATATCAGCTACAACATTTGGGACGaatcaagtatttttgaatgTAATTGTGCTGAAGACCCAGTGTTTGACGATTTAACTGCAGGCTTTAAGCATCCAAGCATCTCGTCAGATGTAACGTACATCCACCCACCATTTAGGTAAGCTAGTAATTATGTAAAGGTTGAGTGTGTGAACTACCTGCCATGAGTCCCACCAGCAGCATGAGCAGCCATCCGGAGAAGGCATCGCTGACGCTGTGCAGCAGGGCCACAGTCGACTCTCTGCTCTTATTGGTGATCTGCATGgtgacagaaaagtaaaaagtaagaCAACGCCTCCTGATATCGCTTCCTACTTCATTTAAATGACACAGTAACAGTGATTGGTTGAATAACGAGTAACAAAAATACGCTTTTACCATCGTACACATGAAGTGCACATATCACAAAATCTCCAGCAATCTCCACATATTTacagtagggctgaaacgattaatcggatttcTCACGAtgaatcgattactaaaataatcgtcaaTTAACCAACAGAAGTATATGGACTCTAAAAATGAtaatctgcagaaaaaacaacacaaagcagtaaTTAATTTTGTTCTGCAGTTAGGGCTGAAACAGTTAATCAGCTTAATCAAGTATCAACTAAattaataactgattaatcattaactggggTCTACAGCCTAAAGAAAGcccattttctgaaagaacaacacactcagagcagtaattaagctaaaactgtgcaaagaatatatacattttgcatttgggatttagaaaaaaatacctgTCTGTAAAGatgttatttcaaaaagaattgAATTGTTTGTTAGCATCTGTACTTccaatattgtataaaataagtttaaatgaaaaatctgcagaatgtgccggtttttaatcagattaatcgaataatcatcagaataatctatagaataaattaataactgaaataattgttagctgcagGCCTAAtttacaaagttgttttttttttaccttaaatgctaactctctttatttttatactgtTTTGCCTTAATTACAGCTCGTAATACATAGTTCTTTCAGATAATAACCTTTTTAGAGAagagttaatgattaatcaattgctaATTTGATACgtcacaattaatcagattaatcgctTCAGCCCTGGTTTTTAAATTGGCAAAAATTGATGCAAGGTTCTTTGACTCCTTTGTGGCAGAGCGTTCACTTTCCTCCAGAGAACTGAACCCGACTCTGCTTCGCCTTAGTGACACCTCCATGCTAACACCTTCGACAGAACGCACATGCCTTCTAGTCTCAAAGTAAACACTTCTTTATCCCCTGCTCTTGTTTTATCTCGCtccatttcttcaaatttaCTGCATACCTCTCTGTGTCTGTCGCGGTCCTTGCTCTTCTCCCTGACCCAGTCGATGGTGTTGAAGTCTTCGTAGGTGCCCACCCCAGGCAGCGGGTCTTCCAGAGGGTCCACTAGCTTGGTGGGGCCGCTCCCGTTCATACcggctgctctgctgctgctaccGGCGCTGTACTCATCATAACCTCCTGGGGGAACGGAGGTGGAAAGAGGTAAAGGtggggaaggagagagagagaaaaaaaaaaaacataaatggaaGTATCTTTCACAGTCAATGATCAACTCATCGGTTCTGACTTCATTAGTGTGCTTTAAAATaggtcatttcctgttttattgacCTGCCACGATTCTTAAAAACAAGGGAGCCACATGAACTTTATCACTTACGCTGAGGTATAAGAtctggtctctctctctctctctctcacacacacacacacacgcacacgcacacgcacacacacacacacacacacacacacacacacagtgtttctctgtgtgtttccaTTTAGGTAGTGCAGTAAAGTGCAGTTGTATGAGGCATAGGTCTTTCCCAGGAGTGACTAATGCACCTAATGGATGGCGCACTTAAATTCATCACAAGGTTTGactagaagaagaagaagaggaaaaaaaatcaaacatattttcagcATATTCATGATAACTGAGCACCGAGTAGCTCAGTTCTGTTAAGATTAGACAGGAAATTAATCTGTAAGAGAAAACTTGCACTTAAACATGCTGACGTAATCATAAATCCAGCACACAGTGGGGCTTTGGTTAACAGAAGTAAGTCTTCCACAGAGAGAGCGAGATTGTTTTGGCCGTTTCTACTTCCCGTCACTTTGTCATGTCATGTGTgccatttaaatcaaatcactGAGTTCATGAACCAAGAGACAAGCTTTGTCAGTACATTTTGTCTGCAAAAGATTAACTAAAGCTGCATTGATGGATGAAACAAATCAATGAGTCACAACAAAAGTGCTGCATAAACAAGATTACATCTGCTAAAATCAT from Gambusia affinis linkage group LG18, SWU_Gaff_1.0, whole genome shotgun sequence carries:
- the clcn5b gene encoding H(+)/Cl(-) exchange transporter 5 isoform X1 — its product is MFQFLSRLYRNYALVVDRAPGLMENPGYSSGFDGLHHPSDDDDDEMVDIAGATLDFSTTDDVPPLSSGGYDEYSAGSSSRAAGMNGSGPTKLVDPLEDPLPGVGTYEDFNTIDWVREKSKDRDRHREITNKSRESTVALLHSVSDAFSGWLLMLLVGLMAGALAGGIDIAAHWMTDLKEGVCLIGFWFNHEHCCWTSNETTFQERDRCPQWKSWAELIAGTAQGPFAYIVNYLMYIFWALLFSFLAVTLVRAFAPYACGSGIPEIKTILSGFIIRGYLGKWTLIIKTITLVLAVSSGLSLGKEGPLVHVACCCANILCHLFTKYRKNEAKRREVLSAAAAVGVSVAFGAPIGGVLFSLEEVSYYFPLKTLWRSFFAALVAAFTLRSINPFGNSRLVLFYVEFHAPWHLVELAPFILLGIFGGLWGTLFIKANIAWCRTRKTTRLGHYPVIEVLLVTAVTALLAFPNSYTRMSGAELISELFNDCSLLDSSQLCGYKQPVNTSETGVDNSLADRPAGAGLYTALWQLALALIFKILITVITFGMKVPSGLFIPSMAVGAIAGRLLGVGVEQLAYYNHDWLIFRGWCSPGADCITPGLYAMVGAAACLGGVTRMTVSLVVIMFELTGGLEYIVPLMAATMTSKWVADAFGREGIYEAHIRLNGYPFLEPKEEFEHSSLAVDVMRPRRGDPALAVLTQDSMTVGEVETLVEITHYSGFPVVISQESQRLVGFVLRRDLLISIDNARKRQDGIVSASLVVFTEHCPAQPPEAPPPLRLRGIMDLSPFTVTDHTPMDITVDIFRKLGLRQCLVTHNGRLLGIITKKDILKHMAQISNRDPDSILFN
- the clcn5b gene encoding H(+)/Cl(-) exchange transporter 5 isoform X2, with product MENPGYSSGFDGLHHPSDDDDDEMVDIAGATLDFSTTDDVPPLSSGGYDEYSAGSSSRAAGMNGSGPTKLVDPLEDPLPGVGTYEDFNTIDWVREKSKDRDRHREITNKSRESTVALLHSVSDAFSGWLLMLLVGLMAGALAGGIDIAAHWMTDLKEGVCLIGFWFNHEHCCWTSNETTFQERDRCPQWKSWAELIAGTAQGPFAYIVNYLMYIFWALLFSFLAVTLVRAFAPYACGSGIPEIKTILSGFIIRGYLGKWTLIIKTITLVLAVSSGLSLGKEGPLVHVACCCANILCHLFTKYRKNEAKRREVLSAAAAVGVSVAFGAPIGGVLFSLEEVSYYFPLKTLWRSFFAALVAAFTLRSINPFGNSRLVLFYVEFHAPWHLVELAPFILLGIFGGLWGTLFIKANIAWCRTRKTTRLGHYPVIEVLLVTAVTALLAFPNSYTRMSGAELISELFNDCSLLDSSQLCGYKQPVNTSETGVDNSLADRPAGAGLYTALWQLALALIFKILITVITFGMKVPSGLFIPSMAVGAIAGRLLGVGVEQLAYYNHDWLIFRGWCSPGADCITPGLYAMVGAAACLGGVTRMTVSLVVIMFELTGGLEYIVPLMAATMTSKWVADAFGREGIYEAHIRLNGYPFLEPKEEFEHSSLAVDVMRPRRGDPALAVLTQDSMTVGEVETLVEITHYSGFPVVISQESQRLVGFVLRRDLLISIDNARKRQDGIVSASLVVFTEHCPAQPPEAPPPLRLRGIMDLSPFTVTDHTPMDITVDIFRKLGLRQCLVTHNGRLLGIITKKDILKHMAQISNRDPDSILFN